From the genome of Streptomyces sp. V2I9:
CACCGCGATCGGTCGTCGCCGGATGGCGGTTCGGTCCAGCCGAGCGGCCCGAGGACGGCGCGGGTGCGGCCGTCGCGGAGCTCGGCGAGGCGCTCGTAGGCGGGTTGGCCGGTGCCGTACGCCTCTTCGACGGCGTCGAGCACCTCGCCCATCCGGGCCGGGTCCGCGGTGCCGGTCTCGAAGGCCATCTGGGATCCGACGTGCCGGGCCAGGTGCCGCATGCCGCCGGGACCGCCGCCCAGGACACCGCTCTCGAACGGGCCGACGGTCGCCCAGCGCAGCCCGAGCGAGGCCCGCACCAGATCGTCGAGGTCCCGCACGTCGATGACCCCCTCCTGGACGAGGTGGGCGGCCTGGTCGTTGAAGACCTTCTGGAGGCGGTTGCCGACGAAACCGGGGATCTCCTTCCTCAGCCGGATCGGCAGCTTGCCCAGCTCCCGGTAGACCTCGACCGCACGGTCGACCGTGCGGCCGGACGTACCCGGCCCCGGCACGACCTCGACGAGCGGCATCAGCTCCGGCGGATTGAACGGATGGCCGACCACGATGCGCTCCGCCGCCGGATTGCCCCGCGCGATCACCGACGGCAGCAGGGAGGACGAGGACGAGGCCAGCACCACACCGTCACGCGTGTGCGCGGCCAGCGTGGCGAACACCTGCTCCTTGACCTCGACGCGCTCGGGCCCCGCCTCCTGCACGAAGTCCGCACCGTCCGCCGCCCCGGCCAGATCCGCGGTGGCCGTGACCGCCACACCGGCCAGATCCCGCGCCACCACCTCCCGCAGATCGGGCCGCGGGTCGCTGACCCGGACCTCCCAGCCACCCGCGGCGAACAACCGCGCCCAGGAGACACCGATGACGCCGGCACCGACGATCGTCACGACCGCCACGAAGACCACCACCCGCTGAGAGGGGAAGACCTGCTCGGAGCTGCTCGGCCGCTGCTCCTGTTCCAGGGAACGGGAGCGGCAGGGCACCGGCAACTCGGGTGGCCGGGCGGGGCCCGGCCACCCGGGACGGCTCGTACGGGCCCTCGTCGGCGGGACCTCGCCGACGGGTCGTTCGGGGCCCCGATGGCCGGGCCGCCCCGGACAGCCCGCACAGACGTTCTCCTGCCGGGGTCAGCCGTGAACAACGCCCCAGCTGCCCGTGTACGACTCCCCCGGGGCGAGCGTGATCAGGTCGGTACCGCTGGCCAGGGCGTTGGGCGGGCCCGTCATCGGTTCGACGCCGATGCCGCGGCGGTGCGAGGCGGACGGCACCTGGTCCGCCGTGTAGACCTCCAGCCACGGCTGGGCCTCGTCCAGCCAGAAGCGGGTGGCGCGGCGCGAGCCCTCCAGACGGACCCAGGCCCGCCCGTCGGCGTCGCGGTCGAGACCGGTGAAGGCCACGTCGACGGTCTGCGTACCGATGCGGCGCGGGGCGGTGAAGTCGTACTCCGTGCCCGTGACGTCGATCGTCGGGCCGGAGGGGAGCATCCGCTCGTCGACCGGCTGGTAGCGGTGGCCGGGCAGGGTCAGCACGCAGTCGTCGAGCGGTTCGCCGACCGTCAGGTAGGGGTGCGTGCCGTGGGCGTACGGGGCGGGGCGGGTGCCGGCGTTGCGGGCCACGACCCGGACGGTGAGACCCGTACCCGCGTCCAGGGTGTACGTGACGGCGAGATCGAGGCGGAACGGGTAGCCCGTCGACCCGAGCAGGCTGTAGGCGAGGGTGATGCCGTGCGGGTCCTGCCGTACCGGCCGCCAGGTCGTCCACCGCACGAGGCCGTGGATCGCGCAGTCCAGCTCGGGTTCGGAGACGTCGAGCTGGTATTCCGTGCCGCCGAAGGTGTAGCGGCCGCGGTCGACCCGGTTGGGCCAGGGGATCAGCAGCTGGCCGAAGGCCGCCGGGGCCGGCTCGTCGGGGCCGTACGAGAGCAGGAGCGGTTCGCCCCGGTGGCTCAGCTCCCTGAGGCCCGCGCCCGTCTCCGTGACGGTCGCCGCGTAGTCACCGGCCGCCAGTCGGTACTGCTCTCCTGTGGTGTCCTCGCTCATGGGCTGATGGCTGTCCACCGAAGGCGGGTTGGTACCGGTCGGCGCCCGTTGTCGGCCGATCGGGCGGGTTTCCTGCTCCGTACGGCTCCTCCGCGCTGCCGGGCGCCGCCCCGGGTGCGCCGTCGCTCAGTTCTTCCCGTCCTGGTCGGCTGCCCGCCGGTGGGATCCGGGCGCTTCGCGGGCGATGACCAGGCGGTCGTCGGCCCGGACGGCGCCGATCCGGGGGTCGCTGTAGCGCAGGGGCCGCCCGTCGCGGACCACGGCGAGGACGGGTTCGGAGATCTGCCGGGGGGCTTGGCCGACCTCCTCCGGCTTCGGGGAGCGTTCCGCCACCTCCAGCCCGAGTCCGGCGGAGAGCAGTTCCTCCAGCACGGTGCCGACCGCTGGGCTCAGCGATGCGACGCCGAGCAGGTGCCCGGCCGTCTCGGAGGAGGTGATGACGTTGTCCGCGCCGCCTTCACGCAGCAGGACGACGTTCTCCGCGCGGGCCACGGAGGCGGTGATGACGGCGGTGGCGTTCATCCGGCGGGCGGTCAGCGCGGCGAGGACGGCTGTGTCGTCGCTCGCGGTGGCGATCAGCACGTGCCCCGCCTTGCCGAGTTCCGCCCGTTCCAGCACGTCGGAGCGGGTCCCGTCACCGACGATGCCGACGAGGCCGTGCCGGTTCGCCTCGCCGACGGCGGCCGCGCTGACGTCGACCACCACGATCTCGCGGGGCAGCGTTCCCCGCGTCCTCAGCGTGGCCACCGCCGCCCGGCCCTTGGTGCCGTAGCCGACCATCACGGTGTGCTGTCGCACCTTGTTCCTCCAGGTCTGCTCACGCCACTCGGCGCGGGTCCGCTCCGTCAGCGCGCTGATCGTGGTGCCGACCAGGACCAGCAGGAAGCCCAGCCGCAGGGGTGTGATCACCAGGGTGTTCACGATCCGTGCGGTGTCGCTGGCCGGGACGACATCCCCGTACCCGATCGTGGTCAGGGTGACGGCCGAGTAGTAGAAGCTGGTCAGCAGGCCGAGAGGGTGCCCGGTGGAGTCCCGGTAGCCACTGCGCCCGAGGAAGACCACCACCGTGCCGAGGACGATGAACCCGAAGGCGAGGGTGAGCCGCGAAAGGATGATCCGGAGCGGTCCGCGTGCCCGGTGGGGAAACTCGAAACGGGACCGCCGGCCGGCCTGGTCCTCGTCCTGAACGTCCACAGGGCAGAGTCTCCGGCACAACCGGAACGGCGACCACCGGAGAGCGCGGGCCGGGCGAACGTGCCGGGCGATCCGGCCGCACCGGCGGTCCGGGCGGGCCGTCATCCGGTTCCCGGACGGCCGGGCAGGCCGGATCGGGCAGGCTGCGTGCGCGTGGCCGCCTCCGCCTGGTGTTCGGCGGAGACGGCCACGTGGGGGGAGCCGGTCAGTCGTCGCGGTTCTCCGGGTCCGGAGGAAGGCCCACTTCCTCACGGTCCTCCTCCAGGCGCTCCTCCAGCCTCCTCTCGTCGGGGCGGCGAGGCATGCCGCGTCCGTGACCGGTGTCGGGGTTGCCCTCGACCTCTTCGTTCGACTTGTGGTGGTGATGGGCCATCGGTCACTCCTTGTCTTCGGAGGCGGCGGGCAGAGAACGGCCGCTGACGTACCGGTCGGCTCGGCCGCGGCGAGGCGGCGCGGCGACGGATGCGCCGCGGGCGCCCGTGAGGTGATGCCGCGGCTCGGAACCAGCGCTCTCCGAGGCGAGAACGCCGGGTCCGGGGCCAGAGGGAGTGGCGGCTCCGGAGTCGCCGCCCACGGCCACCCGCTCCGCGATGTCGCCTTCGCCCCGGTTCATGGAACGAGCTTCGCACGGGTGCCGGAACCGCACGACCGGGGGAACAGCGGGAAGAGCAAGCTCAGCGGCCGGACTCGTCCTCCCGCGTATCGAAGCCTTCGCGGGCGTGTTCGATGGCGGGCATGTTCTGCGAGGCCCACGCCAGCAGCACGTCGATGGGGTGTCGAAGGGTCTTGCCGAGCGGAGCGATCCGGTAGCTGACCGCCACGGGACGGGTGGAGACGACCTCGCGCTCGATCACGCCGTTGCGTTCGAGCCGCCGCAGCGTCGCGGTCAGAGACTTCTGCGAGACCCGGGGGATGGCCCGGCGCAGTTCGTTGAAGCGGCAGGGGCGTTCGCAGAGTTCGCTGAGGACGCTGAGGGACCACTTGTCGAGGATCTGGTCGAGCAGTTCCCGGTGCGGGGCGTCGATGCGGAGTTCGTCGTCGGTATCCATGGCGAAACCTGGTCTCGTTGAAGTGTCTTTCTCCTACTAGGTAGCTTACAGATACCTACTTCGGAGGAGAGAGAACCATGACTGTTCAGCACTTCACCCCTGACGGCATGCTGCAGCCGGTCCCGTACCACCATGTCGCCGTGGGGACCGGGACCAGGCACGTCCATGTCAGCGGCCAGGTGGCACGCCAGGCCGACGGGACTCCGGTCGCACCCGGCGACCTGGCCGGACAGGTCGCCCAGGCGCTGCACAACACCGCCGTCGGACTGGCCGGTGCGGGTGCGTCGTTCGCGGACGTCCTGCGTCTGACGTTCTACGTGACCGGGTGGAGCCCGGAGAAGGCGGGCGACTTCATGGCCGGAGTCGAGTCGGTCGCCGACGAGCTCGGCCTCGGCCTCCCCATGCCCCCGGCCTCCCTCATCGGCGTCGAGTACCTCTTCGAGCCGGACGTCCTCGTCGAGGTCGAGGCGACCGCGCTCCTGGACTGAACCTCTTCCGGGCGAGGTGCACGGCCTGCCGTTCCACCTCGCCCGCGAAGGGCCGCCCGAGGTGCCCGTACTCCCCCGGTGGAGTGCGGGCGCCTCGTTCTTTCCCGACCAGCGCCTCGACCGACGCTCACGGCACCGGCGTACGGTGCCGTGATCACATCAGGCCGCTGATCTCCGTCGCCGTGAGGGCGCGGTCGAAGACCATGACGTCCTTGATGCTGCCCGGGAAGTGATCGACCGGCATCCGGCCGTAGCGAGCACGGCCGATGACGAAAGGCCCCTCGGACACGATCAGGATCCGGTCGTGGATCGCTCCCTCCTCGACGCCGTTCACGAAGAGACGCAGTTCCCCGGCGAAGCTGTCGCAGACACCGGTCAGGTGGGTCCATTCCCCGGCGACCGGCCGGGTCCTGGACGCGACGCGCAGGTCCGGGCGGGCGAAGGCCCAGCGGCCTTCGTGGGAGGAGTACTGGAGGTAGAAACCGCTGGTCTCCTCGCCGTCCTGGCTGACCGCGGTGACGAAGTGCGGGGGTATCACACCGAGCCGGACCCATGCGCCGACGGTGAAGCTGCCGCGCGCGGTGTCGATCACCGCGGCGTCGGTGACCACTTCACTGCTGAATCCGTTGAACTCCGCGCCCTCACCCTGACCCGTGCCCCACCTGACCGCCGTCGCCACGGCATGGTGGCGTCCGGTCATGTCCAGCGCGCGCACGCCGGAACGCTCGTCGAGCCGCCAGGCTCCGACGGGGCGAAGCCCTTCGGCGGTCGGTCCGGATCCACAGGTGGGCGACGGAGCCGCCGGGGCCTCCCCCACCTGCTCGCGGCCGCCGGCACGGCTGCCGGGCGCCCAAGGTGCGGCCAGAGCCGGTGCGGCGTCACGCCGCGCGGGCGGCTGCCCGCCGGAGACTGCCGACGAGGTGAGCTCGACCCCGCCGTACTGGCTGAACATCTCGGCGAGGGTGGCGGGCCGCGCGGGCACTCCGGCCTGGCTGCCGCAGTCCGCGCGGTCGGCCGCCCGTACACGACCGACCCGGGGGACGGCCGGGGCGACCCGGCCGAGAATCTGCTGCGGCGTGGGGCGGAGAGCCGGATCCTTGGCCAGGCAATCGGCCAGCAGGGCACGCAGCGCGGGGTCCGGGACGCCTGCCAGGTCCGGGGCCTCGTACACCACCCGATAGAACATGACGGGTGTCGGGCCGACACCGAACGGCCCGGCGCCGGTGGCCGCGAAGGCCAGCACCGCGCCCAGGGAGAAGACATCGCAGGCCGGGGTGACATCACCACCGTTGACCTGCTCGGGGGACATGTACCCCGCTGAGCCGATGGTGAGCCCGGTCCTGGTGAGGCTGGTGGCATCGAACGCACGGGCGATGCCGAAATCGATGACGCGCGGACCGTCGTCGGCGAGCAGCACGTTGGAGGGCTTCAGATCGCGGTGCACCAGCCCGGCCCGGTGGATGGAGACCAGTGCCTCGGCCAGGCCCGCCGCCAGCGCGGCCAGCGTCACCGGCGGCAGAACCCCCTTCTCGGCGACCTCCTGGTGGAGTGAGGGGCCGGGGATGTAACTGGAGACCATCCAGGGCTGTTCCGCCTCCGTGTCGGCGTCGATCACCGGAGCGGTGAAGGCGCCACCGACCGCGCGCGAAGCCCGCACCTCACTGCGGAAGCGGGTGCGGAACTCCGGCTCGTGCACCAGCGAAGCGTGCACCACCTTGATCGCGACGGACCGCCCGCTCGGTGAACGCCCCAGGAAGACCCGCCCCATCCCGCCTTCACCCAGTCGGCCCACCACTCGGTAGTCGCCCAGAAAAGTCGGATCCCCCTGCTTCAACGGCTGCACCACCACGAACCCCTCCCGCACGCACTGACCGAACCGCCGCAGCCTACGGGCCACGGACTTGCCCACCGTCCGCGGGTTCGACGGAGACGCGGGGACGGCGAAGTCCCGGAAGGGTGCCGCTCACTGACGCACCGTACGCACCGGGACGAACTGGATGATCAGCACTGGTGGACCAGTTCGGTGCGATCGAAGCGCGCCTTGGCCAGGTCCGTTCGCGGGGTGAGCCAGTACAGCGCACCGTCCCCCTCACCGAAGGTCCCGCTCCGGCTGCCCTCGGCCAGGGGCTTCCACGCGGACCCCAGCTCCTCCCGGTCGATGAGATCCGGACCGTCCTGCGACGGGCCCGCGTCCGGATCGTCCTCCCACGGCTGTCCTCGTCGGGTGCCGACCCTGCCGAGGACCTCGCCCTCGACGGTGTCCTGCTGGGCCTGCGCCGTCCCGCCCAGCTTGAGGTCGTGACAACCGTTCAGCACGGAGGGGGCCCGGGTGGTGTCCGGCGTGCGTCCTGAACTCCTCGACTGCCGCGTCCAAGGCCTCGGAGGCGTCGTTGACATCCATGTCCCAGAAGGCCCTCGCGTGCAGCGGCCGCCGCGCGAGGACGTATTCATCATCCGGGATCCTCCCATCGGAGGCTTCCACGGCGTCGTCTCCGTGCCGGGCGGGACGTACAGCGCGTGGGGGAACGAGGGCGGCCAGAGGTCGTCCAGGTCGATGAGATCGGCGAACGGCCCCGCGAAGAGGAGCAGGCGGCCGTCACCGGGAAGCCCGGTGTCCAGGGAGCGGGAAGGCAGGGCGGCGAGGTCGATGGACGCGACGAGGAGCCCCTCGCCGTCCCGGGTCATGCCGGACGGCAAGTCCGGCAGCCCGCCGGGCCGGCCGCCCGCGCCCTCGTCGGAATGCCCTGTGGTCAGAGCGTAGGCAGGGTGCGAACAGCTCAGAATCCTGGTCGAGGGCCCCGTCGGAGACGCCCAACCCACGGGCTTTCGCACGAAATCCCTCATGACTCACCATACGGCCGGCCTGCCACGCGCCACCGACAACGGATCGGCCCCGGATGCGGCCCCCGCGCCGGGTCGCATCGGCGGCCCGTCCGTCGCCGTCGTCCGCCGGGACGGCGCCCATCGGTCCGGGGTTCCTGTCGGCCGACGGCGGGGGGCACAGCGGGTGTGTCAGCTCAGCCGGTGGCCGGGGTGAGGCGAGGCCAGGCGGATCCGCGCAGCAGCCGCAGGCCGTTGAGGGCGACGATGATGGTGGAGCCCTCGTGCCCGGCGACTCCGAGCGGAAGAGGGAGAGTGCCCGTCAGATCCCAGGCGACGAGGACGGCGATGAACGTCCCGGCGATCGCCAGGTTCTGGAGCACCAGGCGCCGGGCGGTGCGCGAGAGTTGCACGATCGAGGGGATGGCGGCCAGTTCGTCGCGGACGACGACGGCGTCGGCGGTCTCCAGCGCGAGGTCCGATCCGACGCGCCCCATGGCGATGCCGGAGTACGCGGCGGCCAGGGCGGGGGCGTCGTTGACGCCGTCGCCGACCACGAGCACCCGGCGGCCTTCGGCTTCCCACTCCCTCACGGCGGCGACCTTGTCCTCGGGCAGCAGTCCCGCGCGGACCTCGGTGATGCCGACCTCGGCCGCCAGGCGGCGGGCGGCCCGCTCGTTGTCCCCGGTCAGCAGGACGGGTGAGCGGCCGGTCAGGCGTGTGAGGGCGGCGACGGTGGCGGCCGCGTCAGGCCTCAGCCGGTCGGCGACGCCGATCACCCCGACCGGAGTCCCCGCCACCAGGACGGTCACGGCGGTGCGTCCGTCGGCCTGCAGTTCGGTGACGGCCGTGCGGTGCGGGGTGTCGGCGGCGTCGGCGAGGAGCCGGTCGGGGGCGCCGACGGCGACGGTGCGCCCGTCGACGGTGGCACGGACGCCCCGGCCGGGGGTGGAGACGAAGTCCCCGGCGTCGGCGAGGGGCAGGCCGCGTTCGCGGGCGGCGGCGACGACGGCGCGGGCCAGGGGGTGTTCGCTGGGATGCTCGGCGGACGCGGCCAGGGTCAGGAGCGCGCTGTCGTCGAGACCGCTGCCGGGCAGCGGGCGGAGATCGGTGACGTAGGGGATGCCTTCGGTGAGGGTGCCGGTCTTGTCCAGGGCGACGGTGTCGATCTGGCCGATGCGTTCCATGACGACGGCGGACTTGGCGAGTACGCCACGGCGGCCGGCGTTGGCGATGGCGGACAGCAGCGGCGGCATCGTGGAGAGCACCACCGCGCACGGGGAGGCGACGATCATGAAGGTCATGGCCCGCAGCAGGGCCGGCTGGAGCGCGTCACCGAAGGCGAGCGGGATACCGAAGACGGCGAGGGTCGCGCTCACCATGCCGATCGAGTACCGCTGTTCGATCTTCTCGATGTAGAGCTGGGTGGGGGCCTTGGTCCCGGATGCCTCCTCGACCATCTTCACGATCCTGGCGATCACCGAGTCGGCCGGATCCCGTTCGACGCGCACGCGCAGGGCTCCGGCGCCGTTGACGGTGCCGGCGAACACCTCGTCGCCGGTCCGCTTGGCCACCGGCAGGGGCTCGCCGGTGATGGTGGCCTGGTCCACGTCGCCGGCCCCGCCCGTCACCCGCCCGTCCGCGCCGACCCGCTCTCCGGGGCGGATCAGGACGGTGTCACCGACGGCCAGATCGCCGGTGTCCACCGACTCCTCGCCGCCTCCGGGCAGCAGGCGGGTCGCGGTGGTGGGCGCGAGATCGAGCAGACCGTGCACGGAGTCCGCCGTCCGCGCGGTGGCGAGGGCTTCCAGGGCGCCGGAGGTGGCGAAGATGACGATCAGCAGCGCGCCGTCGAGCACCTGACCGATCGAGGCGGCGCCGAGCGCGGCCACCACCATCAGCAGGTCCACGTCCAGCGTCCTGTTCCCGAGGGCCTTCAGCCCTTCCCAGCCCGGCTCCCACCCGCCGGTGGCGTAGGTGGCGGCGAACAGCGATCCCGACAGCCAGACCGGGCCGTCCAGCAGGTGCACCGGCAGGGCGAGCAGGAACAGCACCAGCGCTGCGAGCGCCCACCGGACCTCCGACAGCGCCAGCAGACGGGTACGGCGCCGGGGAACGACCTGGCGGGGGCCGCCGACGGGCAGCGCGGGCCGCCGGTCCAGAGCAGAGGGCATGGTGGAGGACCCCTTCACGGGTGGGGCGAGGACGAAGACCTCAGCATACAGGAACACATGAACAATTCTTCATATGTTGCCCGTATGATGGGCGCATGGGCCACGGACGCGTCACCACCAGCAGCGCCAGCACCCGCGAGCGGCTCGACGCGGTCGGCACCGCCGACGTCGCCGCCACCCTCCAGGCCCTGGCCACCCCCTCGCGGCTCTACATCCTCGCCCGCCTCCAGGAGGGCCCGTGCCCCGTCGGCGAACTCGCCGAGGCGGTCGGCATGGAGAGCTCGGCCTGCTCCCACCAGCTCCGCCTGCTCCGCAACCTCGGCCTGGTCACCGGCGAACGCCAGGGCCGCAGCATCGTCTACTCCCTCTACGACGATCACGTCGCCGAACTTCTCGACCAGGCCCTCTACCACGTCGAGCACCTGCGCCTGGGACTGCACGAAACCCGGACCCGCGAAACCGCCCCGGCCGCCGCCGGTGGTGGCGCGAGGGGCACGTCGTAGGCGACGGCGAGCGGATCGTCGCGGCCTCGACGCGGCGGAGGCCCTCCTCACCGGCACACGGGCGCAGCGTGCTCACCCCCCGCCACGGCCGTGGCGTCACGGCCCCTCGCCACGCCGGCCCGGCCACGTCCGGCGGGGCGAACCGGGAGGCCGGCCGCCCGGCCGGCCTCCCGTCCCCCTCGGGCCGGCGGGCCGCACACCCTACGACAGGCCGAGCGACCGCAGCACACGGTGCTGGGACGGCGTCGGCCGCGTCGGCCAGTAGACGTAGCACACCCCGCCCGTACCGCTCCTCACCCGGCCGTCGGCCCCGTACCGCTTGGTGCGGAGCCAGATGTTCTCGAACTCGCGCCTCCGGTAGACCCGGCGCACCGCCTCGTTGTCGGGTGACGCGGGGTCGTTGGCGATGACGTCACCCTCGCGGGTGAAACCGATGACCGTCATCAGATGCCCGGCCGTCCCGTACCCCGCGCCGGTCAGCTCCTCCTCCAGGAAGGACTGGGAGGTGATGACCGGGATGC
Proteins encoded in this window:
- a CDS encoding 3-hydroxyacyl-CoA dehydrogenase NAD-binding domain-containing protein, coding for MPCRSRSLEQEQRPSSSEQVFPSQRVVVFVAVVTIVGAGVIGVSWARLFAAGGWEVRVSDPRPDLREVVARDLAGVAVTATADLAGAADGADFVQEAGPERVEVKEQVFATLAAHTRDGVVLASSSSSLLPSVIARGNPAAERIVVGHPFNPPELMPLVEVVPGPGTSGRTVDRAVEVYRELGKLPIRLRKEIPGFVGNRLQKVFNDQAAHLVQEGVIDVRDLDDLVRASLGLRWATVGPFESGVLGGGPGGMRHLARHVGSQMAFETGTADPARMGEVLDAVEEAYGTGQPAYERLAELRDGRTRAVLGPLGWTEPPSGDDRSR
- a CDS encoding aldose 1-epimerase family protein translates to MSEDTTGEQYRLAAGDYAATVTETGAGLRELSHRGEPLLLSYGPDEPAPAAFGQLLIPWPNRVDRGRYTFGGTEYQLDVSEPELDCAIHGLVRWTTWRPVRQDPHGITLAYSLLGSTGYPFRLDLAVTYTLDAGTGLTVRVVARNAGTRPAPYAHGTHPYLTVGEPLDDCVLTLPGHRYQPVDERMLPSGPTIDVTGTEYDFTAPRRIGTQTVDVAFTGLDRDADGRAWVRLEGSRRATRFWLDEAQPWLEVYTADQVPSASHRRGIGVEPMTGPPNALASGTDLITLAPGESYTGSWGVVHG
- a CDS encoding TrkA family potassium uptake protein, coding for MDVQDEDQAGRRSRFEFPHRARGPLRIILSRLTLAFGFIVLGTVVVFLGRSGYRDSTGHPLGLLTSFYYSAVTLTTIGYGDVVPASDTARIVNTLVITPLRLGFLLVLVGTTISALTERTRAEWREQTWRNKVRQHTVMVGYGTKGRAAVATLRTRGTLPREIVVVDVSAAAVGEANRHGLVGIVGDGTRSDVLERAELGKAGHVLIATASDDTAVLAALTARRMNATAVITASVARAENVVLLREGGADNVITSSETAGHLLGVASLSPAVGTVLEELLSAGLGLEVAERSPKPEEVGQAPRQISEPVLAVVRDGRPLRYSDPRIGAVRADDRLVIAREAPGSHRRAADQDGKN
- a CDS encoding helix-turn-helix domain-containing protein gives rise to the protein MDTDDELRIDAPHRELLDQILDKWSLSVLSELCERPCRFNELRRAIPRVSQKSLTATLRRLERNGVIEREVVSTRPVAVSYRIAPLGKTLRHPIDVLLAWASQNMPAIEHAREGFDTREDESGR
- a CDS encoding RidA family protein, which codes for MTVQHFTPDGMLQPVPYHHVAVGTGTRHVHVSGQVARQADGTPVAPGDLAGQVAQALHNTAVGLAGAGASFADVLRLTFYVTGWSPEKAGDFMAGVESVADELGLGLPMPPASLIGVEYLFEPDVLVEVEATALLD
- a CDS encoding LamG-like jellyroll fold domain-containing protein codes for the protein MARRLRRFGQCVREGFVVVQPLKQGDPTFLGDYRVVGRLGEGGMGRVFLGRSPSGRSVAIKVVHASLVHEPEFRTRFRSEVRASRAVGGAFTAPVIDADTEAEQPWMVSSYIPGPSLHQEVAEKGVLPPVTLAALAAGLAEALVSIHRAGLVHRDLKPSNVLLADDGPRVIDFGIARAFDATSLTRTGLTIGSAGYMSPEQVNGGDVTPACDVFSLGAVLAFAATGAGPFGVGPTPVMFYRVVYEAPDLAGVPDPALRALLADCLAKDPALRPTPQQILGRVAPAVPRVGRVRAADRADCGSQAGVPARPATLAEMFSQYGGVELTSSAVSGGQPPARRDAAPALAAPWAPGSRAGGREQVGEAPAAPSPTCGSGPTAEGLRPVGAWRLDERSGVRALDMTGRHHAVATAVRWGTGQGEGAEFNGFSSEVVTDAAVIDTARGSFTVGAWVRLGVIPPHFVTAVSQDGEETSGFYLQYSSHEGRWAFARPDLRVASRTRPVAGEWTHLTGVCDSFAGELRLFVNGVEEGAIHDRILIVSEGPFVIGRARYGRMPVDHFPGSIKDVMVFDRALTATEISGLM
- a CDS encoding DUF1963 domain-containing protein, with protein sequence MRDFVRKPVGWASPTGPSTRILSCSHPAYALTTGHSDEGAGGRPGGLPDLPSGMTRDGEGLLVASIDLAALPSRSLDTGLPGDGRLLLFAGPFADLIDLDDLWPPSFPHALYVPPGTETTPWKPPMGGSRMMNTSSRGGRCTRGPSGTWMSTTPPRPWTRQSRSSGRTPDTTRAPSVLNGCHDLKLGGTAQAQQDTVEGEVLGRVGTRRGQPWEDDPDAGPSQDGPDLIDREELGSAWKPLAEGSRSGTFGEGDGALYWLTPRTDLAKARFDRTELVHQC
- a CDS encoding heavy metal translocating P-type ATPase, which encodes MPSALDRRPALPVGGPRQVVPRRRTRLLALSEVRWALAALVLFLLALPVHLLDGPVWLSGSLFAATYATGGWEPGWEGLKALGNRTLDVDLLMVVAALGAASIGQVLDGALLIVIFATSGALEALATARTADSVHGLLDLAPTTATRLLPGGGEESVDTGDLAVGDTVLIRPGERVGADGRVTGGAGDVDQATITGEPLPVAKRTGDEVFAGTVNGAGALRVRVERDPADSVIARIVKMVEEASGTKAPTQLYIEKIEQRYSIGMVSATLAVFGIPLAFGDALQPALLRAMTFMIVASPCAVVLSTMPPLLSAIANAGRRGVLAKSAVVMERIGQIDTVALDKTGTLTEGIPYVTDLRPLPGSGLDDSALLTLAASAEHPSEHPLARAVVAAARERGLPLADAGDFVSTPGRGVRATVDGRTVAVGAPDRLLADAADTPHRTAVTELQADGRTAVTVLVAGTPVGVIGVADRLRPDAAATVAALTRLTGRSPVLLTGDNERAARRLAAEVGITEVRAGLLPEDKVAAVREWEAEGRRVLVVGDGVNDAPALAAAYSGIAMGRVGSDLALETADAVVVRDELAAIPSIVQLSRTARRLVLQNLAIAGTFIAVLVAWDLTGTLPLPLGVAGHEGSTIIVALNGLRLLRGSAWPRLTPATG
- a CDS encoding metalloregulator ArsR/SmtB family transcription factor; its protein translation is MGHGRVTTSSASTRERLDAVGTADVAATLQALATPSRLYILARLQEGPCPVGELAEAVGMESSACSHQLRLLRNLGLVTGERQGRSIVYSLYDDHVAELLDQALYHVEHLRLGLHETRTRETAPAAAGGGARGTS